From one Musa acuminata AAA Group cultivar baxijiao chromosome BXJ2-6, Cavendish_Baxijiao_AAA, whole genome shotgun sequence genomic stretch:
- the LOC103989846 gene encoding polyphenol oxidase, chloroplastic-like yields MASISQLITTSIPTTSCPFSPPRTTVSISGSKHHHRVSPISCSTRDHNQPLVDPTVDRRHVLVGLGSLYGASAALTSLREASAAPIAAPDLSACGPADLPPDATPTNCCPPSAGDATEFVIPDPSSPLRVRPAAHSVDKDYIAKFAKGVALMKALPADDPRNFTQHANVHCAYCDGAYSQVGFPDLELQVHNSWLFLPWHRCYLYFFERILGKLIGDDSFAIPFWNWDAPDGMRLPAMYVDPTSPLYDPLRDAQHQPPTLVDLDFGGIDPSFSDKQQIDHNLKVMYRQIVSNAPTPRLFFGNPYRAGDNPNPGGGSLENVPHGPVHVWTGDRSQSELEDMGNLYSAARDPVFFAHHSNIDRIWNVWKGLGGRRKDLADPDWLDASFVFYDENANLVKIRVRDCIDSDKLRYEYQDVGNPWLNTRPTVTSGVRPRVAGVAHANVVEPKFPIKLDSVVTAKVKRPKAARTKEEKEEKEEVLVVEGIELDRDVHVKFDVFVNVTDHGKVGPGGRELAGSFVNVPHRHKHDKMSKLLKTRLQLGLTELLEDLKAEGDGSIMVTLVPRQGKGKVKVGSLKIELVD; encoded by the exons ATGGCTTCTATCTCTCAGCTAATCACTACAAGCATCCCCACCACTTCATGCCCCTTCTCCCCTCCGAGAACCACGGTATCGATCTCCGGCTCCAAACACCACCACCGCGTTTCCCCCATCTCATGCTCCACCAGAGACCACAACCAACCCCTCGTCGATCCCACAGTCGACCGCCGCCACGTCCTCGTCGGACTAGGCAGCCTCTACGGCGCCTCCGCTGCACTAACGTCCCTCCGCGAGGCCAGTGCGGCACCGATCGCGGCGCCCGACCTGTCCGCATGCGGGCCGGCTGACCTCCCTCCGGATGCCACTCCGACGAACTGCTGCCCGCCGTCCGCGGGCGACGCGACCGAGTTCGTCATTCCCGACCCGTCCTCGCCCTTGAGGGTGCGCCCGGCGGCCCACTCGGTCGACAAAGATTACATAGCTAAGTTCGCGAAGGGCGTCGCTCTCATGAAGGCGCTTCCGGCCGACGACCCCCGGAACTTCACTCAGCATGCCAACGTGCACTGCGCCTACTGCGACGGGGCGTACAGCCAAGTCGGCTTCCCGGACCTTGAGCTCCAGGTGCACAACTCATGGCTCTTCCTGCCATGGCACCGCTGCTACCTCTACTTCTTCGAGAGAATACTCGGGAAGTTGATCGGCGACGACAGCTTCGCGATTCCGTTCTGGAACTGGGACGCCCCTGACGGGATGCGATTGCCAGCGATGTACGTGGATCCCACGTCGCCGCTTTACGATCCCCTAAGGGATGCACAGCATCAGCCGCCGACGTTAGTGGATTTGGACTTCGGAGGGATCGATCCTTCTTTCAGTGATAAGCAGCAGATTGATCACAACCTCAAGGTTATGTACAGGCAG ATCGTCTCGAATGCACCGACACCGAGGCTCTTCTTCGGAAACCCCTACCGAGCCGGCGACAATCCGAACCCCGGTGGCGGCTCGCTTGAGAACGTCCCCCACGGACCGGTCCACGTCTGGACCGGCGACCGCAGCCAGTCGGAACTGGAGGACATGGGCAACCTGTACTCCGCCGCTCGCGACCCCGTCTTCTTTGCCCACCACTCCAACATCGACCGCATCTGGAACGTGTGGAAGGGCCTCGGTGGCCGGCGCAAGGACCTGGCCGACCCCGACTGGCTCGACGCCTCCTTCGTCTTCTACGACGAGAACGCCAACCTCGTCAAGATCCGAGTTCGCGACTGCATCGACTCAGACAAGCTACGCTACGAGTACCAGGACGTCGGTAACCCATGGCTCAACACACGCCCGACGGTGACGTCCGGAGTGAGGCCGAGAGTGGCCGGAGTGGCGCATGCAAACGTCGTGGAGCCGAAGTTTCCGATAAAGTTGGACTCGGTGGTGACTGCCAAGGTGAAGAGGCCAAAGGCGGCGAGGaccaaggaggagaaggaggagaaggaggaggtgcTGGTGGTTGAAGGGATCGAGCTGGATCGAGACGTGCACGTCAAATTCGACGTGTTCGTGAACGTGACCGACCACGGGAAGGTCGGGCCGGGGGGCCGGGAGCTCGCCGGGAGCTTCGTGAACGTGCCTCACAGGCACAAGCATGACAAGATGAGCAAGCTGCTGAAGACCAGGCTGCAGCTGGGCTTGACTGAGCTGTTGGAGGATCTCAAGGCTGAAGGAGATGGGAGCATCATGGTGACTTTGGTGCCGAGGCAGGGGAAGGGGAAGGTGAAGGTTGGTAGTCTCAAGATCGAGTTAGTTGATTGA